A genomic stretch from Deltaproteobacteria bacterium RIFCSPHIGHO2_02_FULL_44_16 includes:
- a CDS encoding phosphoribosylpyrophosphate synthetase: MSLFGSNTSLKLFSGNANRPLAEAIARFLKMRLSEGKVSHFSDGETWVEIDDNVRGADVFVIQPTSPPVNEHLMELLIIIDALRRASADRITAVIPYYGYARQDRKVSPRTPISSKLVADLITAAGAHRVLTMDLHAGQIQGFFNIPVDHLFAKPVLIDYLKKQFPDNFVVIAPDAGGAERARSFAKMLNSPMALIDKRRVRPNENEVMNIIGEVKGMKAVIVDDIVDTAGTMIKAAEALLQKGATEIHACCVHPVFSGPAIPRLTESLIKSMVVTDTILLRDDARHCEKIQVLSVAELLGEAIRRIHNADSVSSLFV; this comes from the coding sequence ATGTCCCTTTTTGGAAGTAACACATCGTTGAAGTTGTTTTCAGGAAACGCAAATCGACCTCTTGCAGAGGCGATTGCCCGTTTTTTGAAGATGCGTTTGTCGGAAGGAAAAGTTTCGCATTTTAGTGATGGCGAAACGTGGGTGGAGATTGATGATAATGTTCGCGGTGCCGACGTTTTTGTCATTCAGCCAACGTCTCCTCCGGTCAACGAACATTTGATGGAGCTTCTCATTATTATCGATGCGCTTCGACGAGCTTCTGCAGATCGTATTACTGCTGTCATTCCTTATTATGGATATGCGCGCCAAGACCGAAAAGTAAGTCCACGGACACCGATTAGTTCCAAACTTGTTGCGGATCTCATTACAGCAGCCGGAGCTCATCGTGTGTTGACGATGGATCTTCATGCAGGGCAAATTCAAGGTTTCTTTAATATTCCAGTCGATCATCTTTTTGCAAAGCCAGTTTTGATTGATTATTTAAAGAAACAATTTCCAGACAACTTTGTGGTGATTGCACCCGATGCTGGTGGTGCAGAGCGGGCGCGTTCGTTTGCAAAGATGCTCAACTCTCCCATGGCGCTCATTGATAAACGTCGGGTGCGCCCAAATGAAAACGAAGTGATGAATATTATTGGCGAGGTGAAGGGGATGAAAGCGGTGATCGTCGATGATATTGTCGATACAGCCGGAACCATGATTAAAGCTGCAGAGGCTCTTTTGCAGAAGGGTGCGACAGAAATTCATGCATGCTGTGTGCATCCGGTTTTTTCTGGCCCAGCGATTCCTCGTTTGACAGAGTCACTGATCAAGTCGATGGTTGTGACCGATACGATTTTACTGCGCGACGATGCGCGTCACTGTGAAAAGATTCAGGTGTTATCAGTTGCCGAATTACTCGGCGAAGCGATTCGACGGATTCACAATGCTGATTCCGTTTCTTCGCTTTTTGTTTAA
- a CDS encoding aminoacyl-tRNA hydrolase produces MKLFVGLGNPGKKYALQRHNVGFWILDQFAADHGMTFQKKDFKGRVAKEKIGKDEVLLLKPETFMNLSGASVREAASFYRVALQDIVVVHDDLDIERGVIRFATNRGPAGNNGVASIIETLGTKEFCRLRFGIGRPGKEWDPADYVLSPFLPEEQPEIEAGVKKASKALAMFLEKGLSFVQQEYH; encoded by the coding sequence GTGAAGCTCTTCGTTGGCCTTGGAAATCCAGGAAAGAAGTATGCATTGCAGCGTCACAATGTTGGATTTTGGATTCTCGATCAATTTGCTGCTGATCATGGAATGACGTTTCAGAAAAAAGATTTTAAGGGAAGAGTTGCAAAGGAGAAAATAGGAAAGGACGAAGTCCTTTTGTTAAAACCAGAAACATTTATGAATCTTTCTGGAGCGAGTGTTCGGGAAGCGGCTTCTTTTTATCGTGTTGCACTTCAGGATATTGTTGTTGTGCATGACGATTTAGATATTGAACGAGGCGTCATTCGATTTGCGACGAACCGTGGACCAGCGGGGAATAACGGTGTTGCCTCTATTATCGAGACTCTTGGGACCAAAGAATTTTGTAGACTCCGATTCGGAATTGGTCGACCAGGGAAAGAGTGGGACCCAGCAGATTATGTTCTGAGCCCCTTTTTACCTGAGGAGCAGCCGGAAATTGAGGCAGGAGTAAAAAAAGCGAGTAAGGCCCTTGCAATGTTTCTTGAAAAGGGTTTAAGTTTTGTGCAACAAGAGTACCACTAA
- a CDS encoding 50S ribosomal protein L9, whose amino-acid sequence MQVILQEDVPDLGKAGEIVTVRSGFGRNFLLPKKKALLANSENVKELEHQKRIALAKREKQKEAALGLAKKIEALPVQLTREVGEEEKMFGSVTVKDIAEALNAKGVEVDRRNLQLHEPIRQLGNFEIPLKIHTEVTAIVKVSVLKK is encoded by the coding sequence ATGCAGGTTATTTTACAAGAAGATGTTCCAGATTTAGGGAAAGCAGGGGAAATTGTGACGGTCCGAAGTGGCTTTGGTCGTAATTTTCTGTTGCCGAAGAAAAAAGCATTACTTGCGAATTCAGAGAATGTGAAAGAACTTGAGCATCAAAAAAGAATTGCTTTGGCCAAGCGAGAAAAACAAAAGGAAGCTGCGCTTGGGCTTGCAAAAAAGATCGAAGCTCTCCCAGTGCAGTTAACTCGTGAAGTAGGCGAAGAAGAAAAGATGTTTGGTTCCGTCACGGTCAAAGATATTGCCGAGGCATTGAACGCGAAGGGAGTTGAGGTCGATCGCAGAAACCTTCAACTTCATGAACCGATTCGACAGCTCGGAAATTTTGAAATTCCTTTGAAGATCCATACAGAAGTGACTGCCATCGTCAAAGTGTCTGTTCTAAAAAAATAG
- a CDS encoding replicative DNA helicase, which yields MSDVEKFKIPPQNIEAEQAVLGAMLLDNESIHRAIELVQPLDFYRETHRHIYEAILSLYQRNEPADLVTLTSELKNKKLLESIGGATFIATLVDAVPTAANIVPYCRIIHEKAIVRRLIEGATKIVSQGYDHHGDTDEFLDRAEQMIFDVAERRAKQGFSPVKEIVKDSFKAIEQLYEKRELITGLPTGFKELDRLTAGFQRSDLIIIAGRPSMGKTAFALNIVESAAIDTHKICAVFSLEMSKEQLVQRMLCSRALVDASKLRGGFLAESDWPKLTRAAGLLSEASIFIDDTPALTVLEVRAKARRLQREHGIDMIIVDYLQLMRGVGRVESREREISEISRSLKALAKEVNVPVIALSQLNRGVESRQDKRPQLSDLRESGSIEQDADVVAFIYRDEMYNPDSPDAGKAEIIIGKQRNGPTGRVMLAFRSHLTRFDNFERGVDAPSSPAHYQKEDLSAESDQPPF from the coding sequence ATGTCAGATGTCGAGAAATTCAAAATTCCGCCTCAGAATATTGAGGCGGAACAGGCTGTGTTGGGGGCGATGCTTCTCGACAATGAATCGATTCACAGAGCGATTGAACTTGTTCAACCACTTGACTTTTATCGCGAAACTCATCGTCATATCTATGAAGCTATTTTAAGTCTCTATCAGAGAAATGAACCCGCTGATCTGGTGACGCTTACAAGTGAACTCAAAAACAAAAAACTTTTAGAAAGCATTGGGGGCGCAACATTTATTGCAACTCTTGTCGATGCCGTGCCGACCGCAGCAAATATCGTTCCCTATTGTCGTATTATTCACGAAAAAGCGATTGTCAGACGCCTGATTGAAGGGGCAACCAAAATTGTTTCTCAGGGATATGATCATCACGGAGATACAGACGAATTTTTAGATCGTGCAGAGCAGATGATTTTTGATGTTGCGGAACGTCGTGCTAAACAAGGCTTTTCCCCGGTCAAAGAAATTGTGAAAGATAGTTTTAAAGCCATTGAGCAGCTGTATGAAAAAAGAGAACTGATTACGGGATTGCCCACGGGATTTAAAGAACTCGATCGTCTGACAGCAGGTTTTCAACGATCGGATTTAATCATTATCGCTGGTCGTCCTTCGATGGGAAAGACCGCTTTTGCTTTAAATATTGTGGAGTCTGCGGCCATTGATACTCATAAAATCTGCGCTGTTTTTTCTCTGGAAATGTCAAAAGAACAGCTGGTTCAGCGCATGCTTTGTTCGCGAGCTCTTGTCGATGCTTCAAAGCTCCGAGGTGGTTTTCTGGCTGAAAGCGATTGGCCGAAACTGACGCGAGCTGCAGGTCTTCTTTCAGAAGCTTCTATTTTTATTGATGATACACCGGCGCTCACGGTCCTCGAAGTGCGTGCAAAGGCAAGACGTCTCCAACGCGAACATGGCATCGACATGATCATCGTCGATTATTTGCAGTTAATGCGAGGAGTAGGACGAGTTGAAAGTCGTGAACGTGAAATTTCAGAAATTAGTCGTTCTTTGAAGGCGCTCGCAAAAGAGGTCAATGTTCCGGTGATTGCGCTTTCACAGCTCAATCGTGGTGTTGAATCCCGTCAAGATAAACGGCCGCAGCTCTCTGATCTTCGGGAGAGCGGTTCCATTGAGCAAGATGCTGATGTCGTTGCTTTTATCTATCGAGACGAGATGTATAATCCTGATAGTCCCGATGCGGGGAAAGCAGAAATTATTATCGGCAAACAACGCAATGGCCCCACTGGTCGTGTCATGCTTGCATTCCGAAGTCACTTAACTCGATTTGATAATTTTGAACGAGGAGTGGATGCTCCTTCATCTCCT
- a CDS encoding 30S ribosomal protein S6, which translates to MREYETVYIASPELSQTQVAALNQRIHDIIEKQGGRLFYARDMGMRTLAYPIQKSKKGIYTCLDYAAQGDVVSQIERVLRLDETILRFLTVLKQDEIDVEARAAEIIARGEGESAPQTSTDFQFEPESSIPEEDE; encoded by the coding sequence ATGAGAGAGTACGAAACAGTTTATATTGCCAGTCCAGAACTTTCACAGACGCAAGTCGCGGCACTCAATCAACGGATTCACGACATCATTGAAAAACAGGGAGGCCGTCTCTTTTATGCTCGAGATATGGGGATGCGAACACTCGCCTATCCGATTCAAAAGTCAAAAAAGGGAATTTATACATGTCTCGATTATGCGGCTCAAGGAGATGTGGTGTCCCAAATTGAACGCGTGTTGCGACTCGATGAAACGATTTTACGTTTTTTAACGGTCTTGAAACAAGACGAGATTGACGTTGAAGCGCGTGCTGCTGAAATCATTGCGCGTGGAGAAGGGGAGTCGGCACCGCAAACTTCGACCGATTTTCAATTTGAACCTGAATCTTCAATACCTGAGGAGGATGAATGA
- a CDS encoding 30S ribosomal protein S18, with protein sequence MNSFRGKKKKTRLITKKRPCRFCIDRKIPIDYKDAKALSSFMTERGRLIPCRISGNCAKHQREVTFAVKRARILALIPFSATQIETN encoded by the coding sequence ATGAATAGTTTTCGAGGAAAAAAGAAAAAAACTCGCCTCATCACCAAGAAACGTCCCTGTCGTTTTTGCATCGATCGAAAAATACCGATTGATTATAAAGATGCCAAAGCGCTTTCTTCTTTTATGACGGAACGTGGACGACTCATTCCATGTCGCATTTCAGGAAATTGTGCGAAACACCAACGTGAAGTGACGTTTGCGGTGAAGCGAGCACGTATCTTAGCGCTTATTCCATTTTCTGCGACACAGATCGAGACGAATTAA